The genome window gaaaatctatttttgaccgtggcaattatattctcaaaaataacagataatgcctcttaaatgagagagaaaaaagtaaagaataattatatttaaaattatttccccaccgggggtgacactcctaaTAAGTCCTTGGTCAGTATTCATATTTGGGCCATCTTCATATCCCGAACTGtcaagaaggtatgaacccccaaataatgtcaaatgaaagagaacaaagtaaagaatataatataaatattttttttcaccgAGGGTAACACTCCTAATACCTGGGTCAATAGCTTAAAGACCTatttagtgatcccagcgcaagtgtaaaaaaaataaaattgtttataaatggcTTAAAaatgaagaataagtcattcaaattgtcatttggtatttttgaaatgacacatttggcaaaaaacaaaaaaacagcagtactgacgaagttgaagccacattcaaatacatgtagctaattttggTGGTGGGTGACATATGTCACAGGGGTAggtgatgcgtctagtgcacatagttgtagttgtagatgtAGTTAGCTGCTGTTTCCCTATCCTTCATTCTTAGCTTTCTACCCTACTAGCGTTCTCCTAGCTTCTCTTCTATCAATCTCCTCGCTTCtcttttttttgcttgcttgaaACGCTTCTATACTGCGGATCAACCCAACTTGCCGCTGGCTAGCCGCAAGgcgaaaagggaagcaaattatgtaagtcttctcctgccagtacatagcctctccttACTCAAGACTCCTCACGGCCTCCCAGCGGTCACTACCGGGCAACTGGCATCTTGCGATACCAGGCAGACATGAGGGGATCTCGGAGCAACAAGCGGCCCTAGAGGTGCAGTATGCATGACCCACCGGCGTGTGGATACGCTCTGGTGCTCACCAACGCTTGTCCCAGCTATGGGTTAAATAGCTAAGGTAGTCCACTACCTTAGGCGGATTTGGGATCTAATCTCAACAACGGCAAGAGGGTGCTTTGAAGGTAATTCATCGTACAGCCAGTGAACAAAATCAGGGAGTCCTGAGACCTGAGCAACAACTTGGCGCTTTTGGTTGGAGACAAAAGTAACAAGTGCAGAGGGCGGATGAAGAAAGAAGCACAACTTTCATTCTCAACGGCCACAGGACACCTGTTGATAGGAGTTGCGACCATCAACAGTACCTACAGCAACTGAAAGACTAACAATAATGGCTACAACCAAAAGCACTAGGGTTAAAGCCCCTACCAAAGCATAATATAGCTCCGAATCTGTATCACCTGCTGATATTCATGAAGTGGTCACCTTAAAGCCGAAAGGAGGGGTGAACACGGATAGAGGAGGAGTAAGTGAGttaagtaaagtaagtaagtcAAAACTCCTTAAATGTAAGAAGTCGTTGTACATTTCTACTCTCAACACAAGAACAATGAGTAGTATGCATCTTCAAGAGGAAATATGTGGTCTAGCCAAGTTATACAACCACGACATTGTTGGAATACAGGAACACCGAATTGTGCACCAAGACGAGGAAATCAGGCATCAGGATCTTTATGATGGATATCAACTCGTCTCATCCTCTGCTTGGAGAAATACTGGCGGAGTATCCATTGGAGGAGTCGGACTACTGTTAAGCCCAAAAGCTAAGAGAGCATTTCTATTTTGTAACTCTGTGTCACCAAGAATATTGTGCATGACCTTTGCTGGCAATCCAAGGACTACAGTTATTGTCACCTACTGTCCTACAAACGTGTCTGAGGAAAGAGATGCAGAACAACACTTCCAGCTACTAGACAGAACGATACGACAAGTTCCAGCCCACAACTTTCTGATCGTTATGGGAGACTTCAATGGTCGTGTTGGCAAGGAATACTACAACTTTCCATATCATGAAACCACCAACAGAACTGGTGAAATGCTTCACAACCTAGCCCTGGAAAATGATCTTATTATCACAAATGTTTGTTTTAGGAAGAAGGAACCACGACTCTGGACGTGTAGCTTACCATCTGGATTTAAGGTACAGATAGATTACATCCTGGTACGCAGAAAGTGGAGAAATAGTGTTACCAACTCCTGTGCCTACAACTCCTTTGCTAGCATAGGGTCAGACCACCGCATAGTGACAGCCAAAATACGCCTTAGTCTAAGAGCTAGTGGTAAAACTCCACCAAGGAAAGTTAAGTATGACTGGAGACAACTAGTACATGATGATGAGCTTCAGGAGCGCTACACTATTAAGGTGCAGAACCAATTCAGTGCACTAAGGAAGAACTGTGATGATAATGTTACAGCAGTGTATGAATGCTTTATCCAGGCCAACAAAGATATTGCGGAGGAGCTAATTCCAAAAGCTAGGAAGCGCCCTAAGGAAGCAATCTGGCATGATCCCAGGATTGAAGAAGCGAGGAGAGAACTACAGCAAGCGCAACTTGTGGACAGCCAAGAAGTTTCAAGCATATCAAGATCAGAACTGCAGTCTAAGAAGAATCATCTGAGAAAGGTTTATGAAGAGGCAAATGAACAAATCCTAAAAAGAAAGATCAAGGAGGTGGAAAATTGTAACATCAACTGCCAGCATAAGGCAGCCTGGGACCTCATCAATGAAGTTAGTGGGCGTAAATCTGCTAAAAAAAGTCAAATAAAAGGGGACACGCAAGGCGAAAGACTGAATGCTTGGTTCCAACACTTCCAGCAACTACTTGGAGACCCACCAGATGTAACCGATGAGTATGAAGCCATAGATCAAGTATACGAAGAGTTCAACATGCGAACTGATGCTTTTGATCAGGTTGAATATGACACTGccaaaaaagacatttcagaagggAAAAGCACCGGTGAGGATGGGATTCCACCTGAAGTACTAAAACGCTGCAACCTTGATGACATAGTCCTCAACTTCTGCAATGAGGCATTGATGAATGGAAAGAAACCTGACCAGTGGTCAATTCTCAACCTCATACCAATCCCCAAAAGTGGAGATTTAAGAGAAGGGAAGAACTACAGGGGAATATGTCTGTCATCCATCGTAGCTAAAACATTCAACAGGCTGCTACTCAATAGGATTCGCCCTTACCTTGACCCGGTCCTGAGATTCAACCAAAATGGTTTTCGACCTGGGAGATCTACGGTGTCACAAATACTTGCTCTAAGGAGGAAAATTTAGGAAGTCAAGAACAACAATCTCAATGCAGCAGTAATATTCATCGATTTCAAGAAGGCATTTGATACCATCCACCGTGGGAAAATGCTTGACATAATGAGAGCATATGGAGTCCCAGAGAGGCTAGTGGCTGCCATAGGATGCATGTACCATCATACAATAGCTCATGTCACATCACCTGATGGTGTCACTAGGGATTTTGAGATCCAAGCAGGAGTTCTGCAGGGAGACACTCTGGCACCATTCCTCTTTATCGTAGTCCTTGATTATGTTCTAAGGAAGGCTATGGAAGGCAATGAAGAGCGACTTGGCTTTACTCTGGAGCCCAGGAAAAGTAGGCGAACAGGCCCACGCACAATCACAGACCTGGATTTTGCAGACGATATTGCTCTTCTAGCTGACAACCTCAAAGACGCGCAAGAACTGTTACATCTTGTTGAAGCTGCTGCACAGAAGGTGGGACTAGGAATGAATGCCAAGAAGACCAAGGCAATGCTGTACAAGGAAACTCCGTCTTCAATAAAAACACTGGACGGAAGCGAATTGGAGATAGTacaagacttcaaatatctaggtGCATGGACTGCCAGTAGTGAGAAGGACTTCAACATCAGAAAGGCACTTGCTTGGAAAGCATGCAACAGCATGGACAAGATCTGGAAAAGTAATCTACCAAGAGATCTAAATATCAAGTTGTTTACCACCACTGTAGAATCGGTACTAACATATGGCGCTGAAACATGgacaataacaaccaaaatgagaaaagctatggatggctgctatacccgtctcttgcggaaggcactagatatctcatggcaaactcacaccaccaacaaaaagaactatatgggaatctgttaccaatctctgagaggctcaggattagaaggttaAAGTTTGCAGGGCACTGTGCAAGAAGCGAAGAGGAAGCGGCTTCACGTGttcttatgtggcagcccaaacatggaaagcgaacaagaggtgcacccaagaaggattatatcaagatgttggcagatgatacaGGATTAACTGGCCCAGACATCAAGAATTGTATGCTtgacagagcagtttggagagccattatgggagtccgactacaagagtcgacataagcaagtaagcaagtagctaatttagatactgtcagtatctaaattacagattcgtgtaaaatgtcttattttgtcttaaatacacggttttcggctgaaccactcgcaggctatgttagcacatctatgacaatgacaaaggtaccaacatgATTTTTACGGTCGTCCGTAAATCATTGAATGGGCTTTTAAGCCACattgttcagctatggtgcggtaactgcTCTAGTTTTCATTACACGAatttccattttaaaagccaggggaAAGTAAGGGAGTGAAGGGGGAAGGGGGTAAAAAGAGGGGAACAGATTGAGAGGAGAGGTTAGGTGAgggagaaaacaaaaagaaaaacaaaaaaagaaagagaaggagAGATAGGGAGAAGGGGGAGAGAAAGGAGAAGAGCGTGTAGGCCTAAGAAAgcataagtgcagagaaaggaaaagaaaggaatgaataaataccgtaattgtaataaaaaatattatagaCATAAAGCACAAAACAGGACTAGGCAGTCACTCAATGATGCCAAAGCCTTTATGTATTACGTAATTACATGCcaaatgtatttcacacctgcaaTGTCACCCAATTTGGAAAACTGGaagttgaatgtacactctcatgaatattgataagGAGAAAAAAGGAGTGTTTCTTGGAActgataaaaaataatttttggctAAGTgaactacgagggtcattcaaaaagttctgcctccattatcatatctctgttatcttacgtaccAGGATgtcgatgttttcttctcatataaaacatatttcattttgttttgaagttccAAGGCACGACAGGAAGctctaataaaacaaaaatgtttatcctgagtaagcagttggacaaccacatcttgaaaaaaaaaattaataaacattATGAAATgatacaatatgatgcttactaaacctttggcttcagttttgaaccgtttccgatgtaccaaatctatattcgctttaaccaacatatcttaacaaccataaattacattttcatcaaatatttttattttgtagccttGATTCACGCATATATTCATGAGTAATATCAATTGGCTGGCACGTGacataacagagatgtgatgatggaggtagacaTTTTTGAATGAGCC of Amphiura filiformis chromosome 14, Afil_fr2py, whole genome shotgun sequence contains these proteins:
- the LOC140170564 gene encoding uncharacterized protein, which codes for MSSMHLQEEICGLAKLYNHDIVGIQEHRIVHQDEEIRHQDLYDGYQLVSSSAWRNTGGVSIGGVGLLLSPKAKRAFLFCNSVSPRILCMTFAGNPRTTVIVTYCPTNVSEERDAEQHFQLLDRTIRQVPAHNFLIVMGDFNGRVGKEYYNFPYHETTNRTGEMLHNLALENDLIITNVCFRKKEPRLWTCSLPSGFKVQIDYILVRRKWRNSVTNSCAYNSFASIGSDHRIVTAKIRLSLRASGKTPPRKVKYDWRQLVHDDELQERYTIKVQNQFSALRKNCDDNVTAVYECFIQANKDIAEELIPKARKRPKEAIWHDPRIEEARRELQQAQLVDSQEVSSISRSELQSKKNHLRKVYEEANEQILKRKIKEVENCNINCQHKAAWDLINEVSGRKSAKKSQIKGDTQGERLNAWFQHFQQLLGDPPDVTDEYEAIDQVYEEFNMRTDAFDQVEYDTAKKDISEGKSTGEDGIPPEVLKRCNLDDIVLNFCNEALMNGKKPDQWSILNLIPIPKSGDLREGKNYRGICLSSIVAKTFNRLLLNRIRPYLDPVLRFNQNGFRPGRSTVSQILALRRKI